Proteins from a single region of Pseudomonas fulva:
- a CDS encoding acyl-CoA thioesterase, with translation MNFHTRKWVKPEDLNPNGTLFGGSLLKWIDEEAAIYAIIQLGSQRVVTKLISEINFVSSARQSDIIELGITATEFGRTSITLRCEVRNKITRKSILTIDKMVFVNLGEDGQPAPHGKTEITYIKDQFKD, from the coding sequence ATGAACTTTCATACACGCAAGTGGGTAAAGCCTGAAGACCTCAACCCCAATGGTACGCTGTTCGGTGGCAGCCTGCTGAAGTGGATCGACGAGGAGGCGGCGATCTACGCCATCATCCAGCTGGGCAGCCAGCGCGTGGTGACCAAGTTGATTTCCGAGATCAACTTCGTCTCCTCGGCGCGGCAGAGCGACATCATCGAGCTGGGCATCACCGCCACCGAGTTCGGCCGCACCTCGATCACCCTGCGCTGCGAAGTGCGCAACAAGATCACCCGCAAGAGCATCCTGACCATCGACAAGATGGTCTTCGTCAACCTTGGCGAGGATGGCCAGCCGGCGCCCCACGGCAAGACCGAAATCACCTATATCAAGGACCAGTTCAAGGATTGA
- the ligB gene encoding NAD-dependent DNA ligase LigB, with product MKAWIAACTVLSLSTTTLADDCPTQTPAHARQAAELAAQVAHWDDAYHRQGQSLISDELYDQARAHLEHWQRCSESPTANPLNGTQGPIEHPVAQTGLRKLAHERAVANWMASRDDLWIQPKVDGVAVTLRYRDGTLRQVISRGDGNSGQNWTPQATQIAAIPKQLHERGTLILQGELYLKRPGHVQASEGGAAARSAVAGLMARQELLPEQAASIGLFVWDWPNGPADMQQRLDGLVQLGFQDSRTYSQPVDKPGDARRWRERWYRSPLPFATDGVVLRQGQRPGGERWRAEPPHWAAAWKYPAREALALVEAVDFSIGRTGRITPLLRLQPVKLDDRTIRVVSVGSLQRWRQLDIRPGDHVAIRLAGQAIPQLEGVVLQTTTRSPLDIPNSDEYHALSCLRASPGCTRQFHARLTWLSGKQALNLHGVGAGTWQKLLEAKHLDGLLDWLHLDEQQLLAIPGIGAQGATALNQRFAEARQRPFRDWLRALGAPVNPDRLAADNWRQLHQRSLADWRALPAIGPTRAAQLHAFFQHEDIVALADQLGEAGVAGFQTR from the coding sequence ATGAAAGCCTGGATCGCAGCCTGTACCGTCCTGTCACTGTCCACCACCACCCTGGCCGACGACTGCCCGACGCAGACGCCCGCCCATGCTCGGCAAGCCGCCGAACTGGCGGCCCAGGTTGCCCACTGGGACGATGCCTACCACCGTCAGGGGCAGTCGCTGATCAGCGATGAACTCTATGACCAGGCCCGCGCCCACCTCGAGCACTGGCAGCGCTGCAGCGAGTCGCCCACTGCCAACCCCCTGAACGGCACACAAGGTCCAATTGAGCATCCCGTGGCGCAAACCGGGTTGCGCAAACTGGCCCACGAGCGTGCCGTCGCAAATTGGATGGCCAGCCGCGACGACCTGTGGATCCAGCCTAAGGTCGACGGTGTGGCGGTAACCCTGCGCTACAGAGACGGCACCCTGCGGCAGGTGATCAGCCGTGGCGACGGCAACAGCGGCCAGAACTGGACGCCCCAAGCCACACAGATCGCCGCCATTCCCAAGCAGCTGCACGAACGCGGCACGCTGATCCTGCAAGGCGAGCTCTACCTGAAGCGCCCGGGTCATGTGCAGGCCAGCGAGGGCGGCGCCGCGGCACGTAGCGCGGTGGCGGGCCTGATGGCGCGCCAGGAACTGCTACCGGAGCAGGCGGCCAGCATCGGGCTGTTCGTCTGGGATTGGCCCAATGGCCCGGCCGACATGCAGCAGCGCCTGGATGGGCTGGTGCAACTGGGTTTCCAGGACAGCCGCACTTACAGCCAGCCGGTCGATAAGCCAGGCGACGCCCGGCGCTGGCGAGAACGGTGGTACCGCAGCCCGCTGCCCTTCGCCACCGATGGTGTGGTACTGCGCCAGGGCCAGCGCCCCGGCGGCGAGCGCTGGCGTGCCGAACCGCCGCACTGGGCAGCGGCCTGGAAGTACCCGGCCAGAGAGGCCCTGGCGCTGGTCGAGGCAGTCGACTTCAGCATCGGCCGCACCGGACGCATAACACCGCTGCTGCGCCTGCAACCGGTGAAACTCGACGACCGCACCATCCGCGTGGTCAGCGTCGGTTCGCTGCAACGCTGGCGCCAGCTGGATATTCGGCCCGGTGACCACGTCGCCATCCGCCTGGCCGGGCAAGCCATTCCACAGCTGGAAGGCGTGGTGTTGCAGACCACCACCCGCTCACCGCTGGATATCCCGAACAGTGACGAGTACCACGCCCTGAGCTGCCTGCGCGCCTCACCCGGTTGCACCAGGCAATTCCATGCCCGCCTCACCTGGCTCAGCGGCAAGCAGGCGCTGAACCTGCACGGCGTCGGCGCCGGCACCTGGCAGAAACTGCTTGAAGCAAAGCACCTCGATGGCCTGCTCGACTGGTTGCATCTGGACGAGCAACAACTGCTGGCGATACCCGGCATCGGTGCCCAGGGTGCCACGGCGCTGAACCAACGCTTCGCCGAAGCGCGGCAGCGACCGTTCCGGGATTGGTTGCGGGCACTGGGCGCGCCAGTGAACCCAGACCGCCTGGCGGCGGACAACTGGAGGCAGCTGCATCAGCGCAGCCTTGCAGACTGGCGGGCATTGCCCGCTATCGGCCCGACCCGCGCGGCTCAGCTGCACGCGTTCTTTCAGCACGAGGACATCGTGGCGCTTGCCGATCAGTTGGGTGAGGCGGGCGTTGCGGGTTTTCAGACCCGGTAA
- the metK gene encoding methionine adenosyltransferase — translation MSEYSLFTSESVSEGHPDKIADQISDAVLDAIITQDKHARVAVETLVKTGVAIIAGEVTTSAWVDLEQIVRDVICNIGYTSSDVGFDGATCGVMNIIGKQSPDINQGVDRAKPEDQGAGDQGLMFGYASNETDVLMPAPIRFSHALVERQAEARKSGLLPWLRPDAKSQVTCRYENGKVVGIDAVVLSTQHNPDVSLSDLREAVMELVIKHTLPAELLHKDTQFHINPTGNFVIGGPVGDCGLTGRKIIVDSYGGMARHGGGAFSGKDPSKVDRSAAYAGRYVAKNIVAAGLAERCEIQVSYAIGVAQPTSIAINTFGTNKVAEETIIRLVRDVFDLRPYAITKMLDLLHPMYQPTAAYGHFGREPQQLTVGDDSFTSFTWEKTDKAAELRAAAGL, via the coding sequence ATGAGCGAATACTCCCTGTTTACCTCCGAGTCCGTGTCCGAAGGGCACCCGGACAAGATCGCCGACCAGATTTCCGATGCCGTGCTCGACGCCATCATCACCCAGGACAAGCACGCCCGCGTGGCCGTGGAAACTCTGGTCAAGACCGGCGTGGCGATCATCGCCGGTGAAGTGACCACCAGCGCCTGGGTCGATCTGGAACAGATCGTCCGCGACGTGATCTGCAACATCGGCTACACCAGCTCGGACGTCGGCTTCGACGGCGCCACCTGCGGCGTGATGAACATCATCGGCAAGCAGTCCCCGGACATCAACCAGGGCGTCGACCGTGCCAAGCCGGAAGACCAGGGTGCCGGCGACCAGGGCCTGATGTTCGGCTACGCCAGCAACGAAACCGACGTGCTGATGCCGGCGCCGATCCGTTTCTCCCACGCCCTGGTCGAGCGCCAGGCCGAAGCGCGCAAGTCCGGCCTGCTGCCGTGGCTGCGCCCGGACGCCAAATCCCAGGTCACCTGCCGCTACGAGAACGGCAAGGTGGTCGGCATCGACGCCGTGGTGCTGTCCACCCAGCACAACCCGGACGTCTCGCTGAGCGACCTGCGCGAAGCGGTGATGGAGCTGGTGATCAAGCACACCCTGCCCGCCGAACTGCTGCACAAGGACACCCAGTTCCACATCAACCCGACCGGCAACTTCGTGATCGGCGGCCCGGTGGGCGACTGCGGCCTGACCGGCCGCAAGATCATCGTCGACAGCTACGGCGGCATGGCCCGCCACGGTGGCGGCGCCTTCTCCGGCAAGGATCCGTCCAAGGTCGACCGCTCCGCTGCCTACGCTGGCCGCTATGTGGCCAAGAACATCGTCGCCGCCGGCCTGGCCGAGCGCTGCGAGATCCAGGTCTCCTATGCCATCGGCGTGGCCCAGCCGACCTCCATCGCGATCAACACCTTCGGCACCAACAAGGTGGCGGAAGAGACCATCATCAGGCTGGTTCGCGACGTGTTCGACCTGCGTCCGTACGCCATCACCAAGATGCTCGACCTGCTGCACCCGATGTACCAGCCGACCGCCGCCTATGGCCACTTCGGCCGCGAGCCGCAGCAACTGACCGTCGGCGACGACAGCTTCACCAGCTTCACCTGGGAGAAGACCGACAAGGCCGCCGAGCTGCGCGCCGCCGCCGGCCTGTAA
- a CDS encoding ArsR/SmtB family transcription factor, translating into MTQRAPALAFEPTDQLSALCKAAGDGLRLNVLRALSNDSFGVLELAQIFAIGQSGMSHHLKVLAQAGLVATRREGNAIFYRRALAQAESVGGTLHAALLQEVDSLLLPAEVRQRIAQVHQQRAAASRDFFARSAERFQAQQDLIAGLPQYRDSVVALLDSLDLPAHASALEIGPGDGGFLPELARRFASVTALDNSEAMLDLARQRCQQDGLGNVQLRLADALQDAYPGADCVVLNMVLHHFAAPAQALRKLAEQVNPGGSLLITELCSHDQSWARDTCGDLWLGFEQDDLAHWAIAAGLTPGESLYVGLRNGFQIQVRHFQRTLPLTHAAERPPLARTTDR; encoded by the coding sequence ATGACCCAACGCGCGCCCGCCCTCGCTTTCGAGCCCACCGACCAGCTGTCCGCCCTGTGCAAGGCCGCGGGCGACGGGTTGCGGCTGAACGTTCTGCGCGCCCTGAGCAACGACTCGTTCGGCGTGCTGGAACTGGCGCAGATCTTCGCCATCGGCCAGTCGGGCATGAGCCATCACCTCAAGGTACTGGCCCAGGCCGGCCTGGTGGCGACACGCCGGGAAGGCAACGCGATCTTCTACCGCCGCGCCCTGGCCCAGGCCGAGAGCGTGGGCGGCACCCTGCATGCCGCGCTGCTGCAGGAGGTCGACAGCCTGCTGCTGCCCGCCGAGGTGCGCCAGCGTATCGCCCAGGTGCACCAGCAAAGGGCCGCTGCCAGCCGCGACTTCTTCGCCCGCAGCGCCGAACGTTTCCAGGCCCAGCAGGACCTGATCGCCGGCCTGCCGCAGTACCGTGACAGCGTGGTGGCCCTGCTCGACTCGCTGGATTTGCCGGCCCATGCCAGCGCGCTGGAAATCGGCCCTGGCGACGGTGGCTTCCTGCCGGAGCTGGCGCGCCGCTTCGCCAGCGTGACCGCTCTGGACAACAGCGAGGCGATGCTCGACCTCGCCCGCCAGCGCTGCCAGCAGGACGGCCTGGGCAATGTGCAGCTGCGGCTGGCCGATGCCCTGCAGGACGCCTACCCGGGCGCCGACTGCGTGGTGCTGAACATGGTGCTGCATCACTTCGCCGCACCGGCCCAGGCCCTGCGCAAGCTGGCCGAACAAGTGAACCCGGGCGGCAGCCTGCTGATCACTGAACTGTGCAGCCATGACCAGAGCTGGGCCCGCGACACCTGCGGCGATCTCTGGCTAGGCTTCGAACAGGACGATCTCGCCCACTGGGCAATCGCCGCCGGCCTGACCCCGGGTGAAAGCCTGTATGTCGGCCTGCGCAATGGTTTTCAAATTCAGGTGCGGCATTTTCAGCGCACCCTTCCACTCACGCACGCGGCCGAGAGGCCCCCACTCGCCAGGACAACCGATAGATGA
- the tkt gene encoding transketolase: MPSRRERANAIRALSMDAVQKANSGHPGAPMGMADIAEVLWRDYLKHNPANPKFADRDRFVLSNGHGSMLIYSLLHLTGYDLSIDDLKNFRQLHSKTPGHPEYGYAPGVETTTGPLGQGIANAVGFALAEKIMAAQFNRDGHDIVDHYTYAFLGDGCMMEGISHEVCSLAGTLGLGKLIAFYDDNGISIDGEVHGWFTDDTPARFEAYGWQVIRNVDGHDAEEIKMAIDTARKSSDRPTLICCKTIIGFGSPNKQGKEESHGAALGHDEIALTRAALNWNHAPFEVPADIYAEWDAKEAGLAAEAEWDQRFAAYSAAHPELANEFIRRMAGELPADFSAKASEFIRAVAEKGETIASRKASQNCLNAFGPLLPELLGGSADLAGSNLTLWKGCKPVVAEDASGNYMYYGVREFGMSAIMNGIALHGGLIPYGATFLMFMEYARNAVRMSALMKLRVLYVFTHDSIGLGEDGPTHQPVEQLTSLRTTPNLDTWRPADTVEAAVAWKHSVERKDGPSALIFSRQNLPHNLRDHETEAAISRGGYVLKDCAGEPELILIATGSEVGLAIQAADKLSEQGRKVRVVSMPSTNVFDQQDAAYKQSVLPLQVTARIAIEAAHADFWYKYVGLEGRVIGMETYGESAPAGQLFEHFGFTVENIIGTAEELLDA, translated from the coding sequence ATGCCCAGCCGTCGTGAGCGTGCCAATGCCATTCGTGCCCTCAGCATGGATGCTGTGCAAAAAGCCAACAGCGGCCACCCCGGTGCCCCCATGGGCATGGCGGATATCGCCGAGGTGCTGTGGCGCGACTACCTGAAGCACAACCCGGCCAACCCGAAGTTCGCCGACCGTGACCGCTTCGTGCTGTCCAACGGCCACGGCTCGATGCTGATCTATTCGCTGCTGCACCTGACCGGCTACGACCTGTCCATCGACGACCTGAAGAATTTCCGCCAGCTGCACAGCAAGACCCCGGGCCACCCGGAATACGGTTACGCACCGGGCGTGGAGACCACCACCGGCCCGCTTGGCCAGGGTATCGCCAACGCCGTGGGTTTCGCCCTCGCCGAGAAGATCATGGCGGCGCAGTTCAACCGCGACGGCCACGACATCGTCGACCACTACACCTACGCTTTCCTGGGCGACGGTTGCATGATGGAAGGCATCAGCCATGAAGTCTGCTCCCTGGCCGGCACCCTGGGCCTGGGCAAGCTGATCGCCTTCTACGACGACAACGGCATTTCCATCGACGGCGAAGTGCACGGCTGGTTCACCGATGACACCCCGGCGCGCTTCGAAGCCTACGGCTGGCAGGTGATCCGCAATGTCGACGGCCACGATGCCGAAGAAATCAAGATGGCCATCGACACCGCACGCAAGTCCAGCGACCGTCCGACGCTGATCTGCTGCAAGACCATCATCGGTTTCGGCTCGCCGAACAAGCAGGGCAAGGAAGAGTCCCACGGCGCCGCCCTGGGCCATGACGAAATCGCCCTCACCCGTGCGGCGTTGAACTGGAACCACGCGCCGTTCGAGGTTCCGGCCGACATCTATGCCGAGTGGGATGCCAAGGAAGCCGGCCTGGCGGCCGAAGCCGAGTGGGATCAGCGCTTCGCCGCCTACTCCGCCGCCCATCCCGAGCTGGCCAACGAGTTCATCCGCCGCATGGCGGGCGAGCTGCCGGCCGACTTCTCCGCCAAGGCCAGCGAGTTCATCCGTGCCGTCGCCGAGAAAGGCGAAACCATCGCCAGCCGCAAGGCCAGCCAGAACTGCCTGAATGCCTTTGGCCCACTGCTGCCGGAACTGCTCGGCGGCTCCGCCGACCTGGCCGGTTCCAACCTGACCCTGTGGAAGGGCTGCAAGCCGGTCGTCGCCGAAGATGCCTCGGGCAACTACATGTACTACGGTGTGCGCGAATTCGGCATGAGCGCGATCATGAACGGTATCGCCCTGCACGGCGGCCTGATTCCCTACGGTGCGACCTTCCTGATGTTCATGGAGTACGCCCGCAACGCGGTGCGCATGTCGGCGCTGATGAAGCTGCGCGTGCTCTACGTGTTCACCCACGACTCCATCGGTCTCGGTGAAGACGGCCCGACCCACCAGCCGGTCGAGCAGCTGACCAGCCTACGCACCACGCCGAACCTGGACACCTGGCGCCCGGCGGACACCGTCGAAGCCGCGGTGGCCTGGAAGCACTCGGTCGAGCGCAAGGACGGCCCGAGCGCGCTGATCTTCTCCCGCCAGAACCTGCCGCATAACCTGCGCGACCACGAAACCGAAGCGGCCATCAGCCGTGGCGGCTACGTGCTGAAGGACTGTGCCGGCGAGCCGGAGCTGATCCTGATCGCCACCGGTTCGGAGGTCGGCCTGGCCATCCAGGCGGCTGACAAGCTGAGCGAGCAGGGCCGCAAGGTCCGCGTGGTGTCGATGCCGTCGACCAACGTCTTCGACCAGCAGGACGCTGCCTACAAGCAGTCCGTGCTGCCGCTGCAGGTCACCGCGCGGATCGCCATCGAAGCCGCCCATGCCGACTTTTGGTACAAGTACGTCGGCCTCGAAGGCCGTGTCATCGGCATGGAAACCTACGGTGAATCGGCGCCAGCCGGCCAGCTGTTCGAGCACTTCGGCTTCACCGTCGAGAACATCATCGGCACCGCCGAAGAACTGCTCGACGCCTGA
- the epd gene encoding erythrose-4-phosphate dehydrogenase produces the protein MSHRSYRVALNGYGRIGRCVLRALHERAGEARLDIVALNDLADQASIEYLTRFDSTHGRFPGEVKVAGDHLHINGKPLKVLRQREPQGVDWRALDIDLLLECSGQYTTREQAERFLRAGAPRVLLSQPMASEGDVDATVVYGVNQHGLTGRERLVSNASCTTNCGVPLLKLLNETVGLEYISITTIHSAMNDQPVIDAYHDEDLRRTRSAFQSVIPVSTGLARGIERLLPELAGRIQAKAIRVPTVNVSCLDITLQTARDTSAEEINRILRRAAEQGPLQGLLAYTELPHASCDFNHDPHSAIVDGSQTRVSGPRLVNLLAWFDNEWGFANRMLDMAVHYLDAAAHLSPAPVKD, from the coding sequence ATGTCCCATCGCTCTTACCGCGTTGCCCTGAACGGCTATGGCCGCATCGGTCGTTGCGTTTTGCGTGCGCTGCACGAGCGGGCCGGCGAAGCGCGACTGGATATCGTCGCGCTCAATGATCTGGCCGATCAGGCCAGCATCGAATACCTGACCCGTTTCGACTCCACCCACGGGCGTTTTCCCGGCGAGGTGAAGGTGGCGGGCGACCATCTGCATATCAACGGCAAGCCGCTCAAGGTGTTGCGTCAGCGCGAACCCCAGGGCGTCGACTGGCGCGCGCTGGATATCGACCTGTTGCTCGAATGCTCCGGCCAGTACACCACCCGCGAGCAGGCCGAACGTTTCCTGAGGGCGGGGGCGCCGCGGGTGCTGCTGTCGCAACCGATGGCCAGCGAGGGCGATGTCGACGCCACGGTGGTGTACGGCGTCAATCAGCACGGCCTGACGGGCCGCGAGCGCCTGGTTTCCAACGCCTCCTGCACCACCAACTGCGGCGTACCGCTGCTCAAGCTGCTGAACGAGACGGTGGGGCTGGAGTACATCTCCATCACCACCATCCACTCGGCGATGAACGACCAGCCGGTAATCGACGCCTATCACGACGAAGACCTGCGCCGTACCCGCTCGGCCTTCCAGTCGGTGATTCCGGTGTCCACCGGGTTGGCGCGCGGTATCGAGCGGCTGCTGCCGGAACTTGCCGGGCGAATCCAGGCCAAAGCCATTCGGGTGCCGACGGTCAACGTGTCCTGCCTGGATATCACCTTGCAGACCGCCCGCGACACCAGTGCCGAGGAGATCAACCGGATCCTGCGCCGGGCCGCCGAACAGGGGCCGCTGCAGGGCCTGCTGGCGTACACCGAGTTGCCCCACGCCAGTTGCGACTTCAACCATGATCCCCATTCGGCCATCGTCGACGGCAGTCAGACGCGGGTTTCCGGGCCACGCCTGGTCAACCTGCTGGCCTGGTTCGACAACGAATGGGGTTTCGCCAACCGTATGCTCGACATGGCCGTGCATTATCTCGATGCCGCCGCTCACTTATCACCAGCCCCTGTTAAGGACTGA
- a CDS encoding phosphoglycerate kinase, translated as MTLNIAKMADLDLQGKRVLIREDLNVPVKDGVVKSDARILAALPTIKLALEKGAAVMVCSHLGRPTEGEFSEENSLAPVAAYLSKALGREVPLVKDYLNGVELQAGELVLFENVRFNKGEKKNADELAQQYAALCDVFVMDAFGTAHRAEGSTHGVAKFAKVAAAGPLLAAELDALGKALGAPAKPMAAIVAGSKVSTKLDVLNSLSGICDQLIVGGGIANTFLAAAGYPVGKSLYEADLVDTAKAIAAKVSVPLPVDVVVGKEFSESAAATVKAVADVAEDDMILDIGPQTAKQFAELLKASKTILWNGPVGVFEFDQFGEGTKALALAIAESPAFSIAGGGDTLAAIDKYDVAQRISYISTGGGAFLEFVEGKVLPAVEILQKRAAE; from the coding sequence ATGACCCTGAACATCGCGAAAATGGCCGACCTTGATCTGCAAGGCAAGCGCGTGCTGATCCGTGAAGACCTCAACGTGCCGGTCAAGGACGGCGTTGTGAAGAGTGATGCGCGCATTCTCGCCGCGCTGCCGACCATCAAGCTGGCCCTGGAAAAAGGCGCCGCGGTAATGGTCTGCTCGCACCTGGGGCGCCCGACCGAAGGCGAATTCAGCGAAGAGAACAGCCTGGCGCCGGTAGCCGCCTACCTGAGCAAGGCCCTGGGCCGCGAGGTGCCGCTGGTCAAGGACTACCTGAACGGTGTCGAGCTGCAGGCCGGTGAGCTGGTGCTGTTCGAGAACGTACGCTTCAACAAGGGCGAGAAGAAGAATGCCGACGAGCTGGCCCAGCAATACGCCGCCCTGTGCGATGTGTTCGTGATGGACGCGTTCGGCACCGCTCACCGCGCCGAAGGTTCGACCCACGGCGTGGCCAAGTTCGCCAAGGTCGCCGCCGCCGGCCCGCTGCTGGCTGCCGAACTGGATGCCCTGGGCAAGGCCCTGGGCGCGCCGGCCAAGCCGATGGCGGCAATCGTCGCCGGCTCCAAGGTGTCGACCAAGCTGGACGTGCTGAACAGCCTGAGCGGCATCTGCGACCAGCTGATCGTCGGGGGCGGCATCGCCAACACCTTCCTGGCCGCTGCCGGTTATCCGGTCGGCAAGTCCCTTTACGAAGCCGACCTGGTCGACACCGCCAAGGCCATCGCCGCCAAGGTCAGCGTGCCGCTGCCGGTCGATGTGGTGGTCGGCAAGGAGTTTTCCGAGTCCGCCGCCGCGACCGTCAAGGCCGTCGCCGATGTGGCCGAGGATGACATGATCCTCGACATCGGCCCGCAGACCGCCAAGCAGTTCGCCGAGCTGCTCAAGGCCTCCAAGACCATCCTGTGGAACGGCCCGGTCGGGGTGTTCGAGTTCGACCAGTTCGGTGAAGGCACCAAGGCCCTGGCCCTGGCCATCGCCGAAAGCCCGGCGTTCTCCATCGCCGGTGGTGGCGACACCCTGGCGGCCATCGACAAGTACGACGTGGCGCAGCGCATTTCCTATATCTCCACCGGCGGCGGCGCCTTCCTCGAATTCGTCGAGGGCAAGGTACTGCCTGCGGTGGAAATCCTGCAGAAGCGTGCAGCCGAGTAA
- a CDS encoding MliC family protein, which produces MNRYQYAAALLGLAMLAGCAGKDYADSQQWNRWVCDSQAEVFWRYADPAHEKVDVRMGGSDVVHRLSLEPSGSGELYSDGTLSFHAKGEEGLVYRTANDDLLGRGCKAP; this is translated from the coding sequence ATGAACCGATATCAATACGCTGCCGCGTTGCTTGGGCTGGCCATGCTTGCCGGCTGCGCCGGCAAGGATTACGCCGATAGCCAGCAATGGAATCGCTGGGTGTGTGACAGCCAGGCGGAGGTGTTCTGGCGCTACGCCGACCCGGCCCATGAAAAAGTCGATGTGCGCATGGGGGGCAGCGATGTCGTCCATCGCTTGAGCCTGGAGCCGTCCGGTTCCGGCGAACTGTACAGCGACGGCACGCTGTCCTTCCATGCCAAGGGTGAGGAAGGCCTGGTCTATCGCACCGCCAATGACGATTTGCTCGGGCGCGGCTGCAAGGCGCCCTGA
- the fba gene encoding class II fructose-bisphosphate aldolase (catalyzes the reversible aldol condensation of dihydroxyacetonephosphate and glyceraldehyde 3-phosphate in the Calvin cycle, glycolysis, and/or gluconeogenesis) — MALISMRQMLDHAAEFGYGVPAFNVNNLEQMRAIMEAADKTDSPVIVQASAGARKYAGAPFLRHLILAAIEEFPHIPVCMHQDHGTSPDVCQRSIQLGFSSVMMDGSLKEDGKTPADYEYNVRVTQQTVAFAHACGVSVEGELGCLGSLETGMAGEEDGVGAEGVLDHSQLLTDPEEAADFVKKTQVDALAIAIGTSHGAYKFTKPPTGDVLSIERIKEIHKRIPNTHLVMHGSSSVPQDWLAIINEYGGDIKETYGVPVEEIVEGIKYGVRKVNIDTDLRLASTGAIRRFMAQNPAEFDPRKYFAKTVEAMRDVCIARYEAFGTAGNASKIKPISLEGMFQRYAKGELTAKVN, encoded by the coding sequence ATGGCACTTATCAGCATGCGCCAGATGCTCGACCACGCCGCCGAATTCGGCTACGGCGTGCCGGCCTTCAACGTCAACAACCTCGAGCAGATGCGCGCCATCATGGAAGCCGCCGACAAGACCGATTCGCCGGTCATCGTCCAGGCCTCTGCAGGTGCCCGCAAGTACGCTGGCGCGCCGTTCCTGCGCCACCTGATCCTCGCCGCGATCGAAGAATTCCCGCACATCCCGGTGTGCATGCACCAGGACCACGGCACCAGCCCTGACGTCTGCCAGCGCTCCATCCAGCTGGGCTTCAGCTCGGTGATGATGGACGGCTCGCTGAAGGAAGACGGCAAGACCCCGGCCGACTACGAGTACAACGTGCGCGTGACCCAGCAGACCGTGGCCTTCGCCCACGCCTGCGGCGTTTCGGTCGAGGGTGAGCTGGGCTGCCTGGGTAGCCTGGAAACCGGCATGGCCGGTGAAGAAGACGGTGTCGGCGCCGAAGGCGTGCTCGATCACAGCCAGTTGCTGACCGACCCGGAAGAAGCCGCTGACTTCGTCAAGAAGACCCAGGTCGACGCCCTGGCCATCGCCATCGGCACCAGCCACGGTGCCTACAAGTTCACCAAGCCGCCAACCGGCGATGTGCTGTCCATCGAGCGCATCAAGGAAATCCACAAGCGCATCCCCAATACCCACCTGGTGATGCACGGCTCCAGCTCGGTACCCCAGGACTGGCTGGCGATCATCAACGAGTACGGTGGCGACATCAAGGAAACCTACGGCGTGCCGGTCGAGGAGATCGTCGAAGGCATCAAGTACGGCGTACGCAAGGTCAACATCGATACCGATCTGCGTCTGGCCTCCACCGGTGCGATCCGCCGTTTCATGGCGCAGAACCCGGCCGAGTTCGACCCGCGCAAATACTTCGCCAAGACCGTGGAAGCCATGCGTGACGTGTGCATCGCCCGCTACGAGGCCTTCGGCACCGCCGGCAACGCCTCGAAGATCAAGCCGATCTCCCTGGAAGGCATGTTCCAGCGTTACGCCAAGGGTGAGCTGACCGCCAAGGTCAACTGA